A genomic region of Fodinisporobacter ferrooxydans contains the following coding sequences:
- a CDS encoding response regulator transcription factor, with protein MQQFEGIKILVVDDEPNILQFLEFGLQNEGFDVRTALDGLSAMNMAKQFDPHVAVLDVMMPGMDGFEVCRMLKKSKNISVIMLTAKEEVEDRVKGLETGADDYMIKPFSFEELLARIHARLRNQFPNLLDEVIIGAFRIDDRKMEIQYDRSVLELSPTEYKLLKYLIVNHNQVLSKEMILDKVWGYDFGGEKNIVEVYIRSLREKLNDQEHQLIRTIRGAGYRVDL; from the coding sequence ATGCAGCAATTCGAAGGAATAAAAATACTTGTTGTCGACGATGAACCGAATATCCTTCAATTTCTGGAATTTGGGCTTCAGAATGAAGGGTTTGATGTACGGACAGCCCTAGACGGTTTATCCGCAATGAATATGGCGAAACAGTTCGATCCGCATGTTGCTGTACTCGATGTCATGATGCCCGGCATGGACGGGTTTGAAGTATGCCGCATGCTGAAAAAATCAAAAAATATATCTGTCATTATGCTAACGGCAAAAGAAGAAGTGGAGGATCGCGTGAAAGGTTTGGAAACCGGTGCAGACGACTATATGATAAAACCATTTAGTTTTGAAGAACTCTTGGCACGAATCCACGCAAGGCTTCGAAATCAATTTCCGAATTTGCTGGATGAAGTGATCATCGGAGCGTTTCGTATCGATGATCGAAAAATGGAAATCCAGTACGATCGTTCCGTACTTGAACTGTCGCCTACCGAATATAAACTGTTGAAGTATCTGATTGTGAATCACAATCAAGTCCTGAGCAAGGAAATGATTTTGGACAAGGTGTGGGGATACGATTTCGGAGGAGAAAAAAATATCGTAGAAGTCTATATTCGCTCTTTACGAGAAAAGCTGAATGACCAGGAACATCAATTGATTCGCACCA
- a CDS encoding 3-hydroxybutyrate dehydrogenase codes for MLADKVAFITGAASGIGLEIARAFIAAGARVVISDLHRAAVDEAVRILNETTELAAGIPCDVTSEEQIRAGIEYTATTFGSLDILINNAGLQHVSPIEDFPTEKFELLLRIMLTAPFVAIKHVFPIMKTQGYGRIINVASINGLIGFAGKSAYNSAKHGVIGLTKVAALEGAEHGITVNALCPGYVDTPLVRNQLGDLAKTRNVPLDKVLEEVIYPFVPQKRLITTQEVADYAVLLASDKLRGVTGTAAVIDGGYTAQ; via the coding sequence TTGTTGGCTGATAAAGTTGCCTTTATTACCGGTGCTGCAAGTGGAATCGGTTTGGAAATTGCGCGTGCATTTATTGCGGCAGGTGCGCGTGTCGTCATATCCGATTTGCATCGGGCAGCCGTTGACGAAGCGGTACGGATATTAAATGAAACAACGGAGCTGGCCGCCGGCATTCCTTGTGACGTGACAAGTGAAGAGCAGATTCGGGCTGGCATTGAGTATACCGCAACTACGTTCGGATCGCTTGATATCCTTATAAACAATGCGGGGCTTCAGCACGTTTCACCGATCGAAGACTTCCCGACCGAGAAATTTGAACTGCTTTTGCGGATCATGCTGACCGCTCCGTTTGTTGCAATTAAACATGTGTTTCCAATTATGAAAACACAGGGATACGGTCGAATTATCAACGTTGCTTCTATCAATGGTCTGATCGGGTTTGCCGGAAAATCGGCATACAACAGCGCAAAACATGGTGTGATCGGACTCACGAAAGTGGCTGCATTGGAAGGTGCTGAACATGGGATTACTGTAAACGCTTTATGTCCCGGTTATGTAGATACGCCGCTTGTCCGCAATCAATTGGGCGATTTGGCGAAAACGAGAAACGTACCCCTCGACAAAGTATTGGAAGAGGTAATTTATCCGTTCGTACCGCAAAAACGCCTGATAACAACTCAGGAAGTGGCGGATTATGCCGTCTTGCTGGCAAGTGACAAGTTGCGGGGTGTCACGGGTACTGCGGCTGTTATTGATGGTGGATACACAGCACAGTGA
- a CDS encoding CoA transferase subunit A, whose product MAASPMEAVQDIFDGATLIFGGFGLCGIPENLIQALRERTVKDLTVVSNNCGVDDWGLGLLLANKQIKKMISSYVGENKRFEQQFLRGELEVELVPQGTLAERIRAGGAGIPGFYTATGVGTLVAEGKEQREFDGRTYILERGIVGDFALVKAWKADTMGNLVFRKTARNFNPLAAMAGKITIVEAEEIVEAGKLDPDQIHMPGIFVQRIVQGDRYEKRIERKTFRIS is encoded by the coding sequence ATTGCCGCATCACCAATGGAAGCTGTTCAAGATATTTTTGACGGCGCCACACTTATCTTCGGCGGATTCGGCTTATGTGGTATTCCGGAAAATCTGATCCAGGCGTTGCGGGAGCGAACTGTAAAGGATTTGACAGTCGTCAGCAATAACTGTGGCGTCGATGATTGGGGACTCGGATTGCTGCTTGCCAATAAGCAAATCAAAAAAATGATTTCCTCTTATGTAGGAGAAAACAAACGGTTTGAACAGCAATTTCTGCGGGGGGAACTGGAAGTTGAACTTGTGCCGCAAGGAACGCTTGCGGAACGAATTCGTGCAGGCGGTGCCGGTATTCCAGGATTTTACACAGCGACCGGCGTAGGGACTTTGGTTGCGGAAGGTAAGGAACAACGGGAATTTGATGGTAGAACGTACATTTTGGAACGTGGCATCGTCGGGGATTTTGCTTTGGTGAAAGCGTGGAAAGCGGATACGATGGGGAATTTGGTGTTTCGAAAAACAGCCCGCAATTTTAATCCGTTGGCGGCGATGGCGGGGAAAATCACAATTGTGGAAGCAGAGGAGATCGTAGAGGCGGGAAAATTGGACCCGGATCAGATTCACATGCCAGGCATTTTCGTGCAGCGGATTGTACAAGGTGACAGATATGAAAAACGAATCGAACGAAAGACATTTCGGATTTCTTAA